From one Streptomyces sp. CA-210063 genomic stretch:
- a CDS encoding aldehyde dehydrogenase family protein, with translation MKLLIDGEWGEAATSAVFATHDPATGEKITDVARGTAEDVNRALAAARRAFDEGPWAKTAGRQRSRTRRHF, from the coding sequence ATGAAGCTGCTCATCGACGGGGAGTGGGGGGAGGCGGCCACGAGCGCCGTCTTCGCCACCCACGACCCGGCCACCGGCGAGAAGATCACCGATGTGGCCCGGGGCACCGCCGAGGACGTGAACCGGGCCCTCGCCGCCGCCCGCCGCGCCTTCGACGAGGGACCGTGGGCCAAGACGGCCGGGCGGCAGCGCTCCCGGACGCGCCGACACTTTTAG